Proteins encoded by one window of Lathyrus oleraceus cultivar Zhongwan6 chromosome 1, CAAS_Psat_ZW6_1.0, whole genome shotgun sequence:
- the LOC127115765 gene encoding uncharacterized protein LOC127115765 — protein MQLTGGSFKTATKSKQRNPTTQKSKKSQKTTEVKSKKKSRRRKMWFVYVCEEEEKELGRQQASGSCPYCGGKVEAMDVEMQWRFCFLPMCFNIKRKYSCTSCARCLELKY, from the coding sequence ATGCAATTGACGGGTGGATCTTTCAAAACCGCAACTAAATCTAAGCAAAGGAACCCAACCACACAAAAAAGCAAAAAATCTCAGAAAACAACAGAGGTGAAATCGAAGAAGAAATCTAGGAGGAGAAAAATGTGGTTTGTTTATGTATGTGAAGAAGAAGAGAAGGAATTAGGAAGACAACAAGCATCAGGTTCTTGTCCTTATTGTGGTGGAAAAGTTGAAGCTATGGATGTTGAGATGCAATGGAGGTTTTGCTTTTTGCCTATGTGTTTTAACATTAAGAGAAAATATTCTTGTACTTCATGTGCTAGATGTTTAGAATTGAAGTACTAA